In Halarcobacter bivalviorum, a genomic segment contains:
- a CDS encoding zinc ribbon domain-containing protein: MNKYLQDLVKLSKYDSSISMFEPKIENEKAKLSTFIEVAEAIKTSINDTYAHIDDVKSKRTKNNIHLAELKTKLDDISRKHNEVTNEKEVKALQLEEEIAKEQITFANEEIERLDEIAAAKEEELKELQAKLTEEEESIKEIQIAVDNAIDEINQERNVVYQQRSELLEKFDNKILTFYEKIRRWAKDSAVVPVVDQACYGCFMKINDKTYSEVIKSEEIINCPHCGRILYKEVETEEA; this comes from the coding sequence TTGAATAAGTATTTACAAGATTTAGTAAAACTATCTAAATATGATAGTTCTATTAGTATGTTTGAACCAAAAATAGAGAATGAAAAAGCAAAGTTATCTACATTTATTGAAGTAGCAGAAGCTATTAAAACTTCAATTAATGATACATATGCACATATTGATGATGTAAAATCAAAAAGAACAAAAAACAACATTCATTTAGCTGAATTAAAAACAAAATTAGATGATATTTCTAGAAAGCACAATGAAGTTACAAATGAAAAAGAAGTAAAAGCTTTACAATTAGAAGAAGAGATTGCTAAAGAGCAAATTACTTTTGCAAATGAAGAGATTGAAAGATTAGATGAGATTGCAGCTGCTAAAGAAGAAGAGTTAAAAGAGTTACAAGCTAAATTAACAGAAGAAGAAGAATCAATCAAAGAGATTCAAATTGCAGTTGATAATGCTATTGATGAAATTAATCAAGAAAGAAATGTAGTTTATCAACAAAGAAGTGAATTATTAGAAAAATTTGATAATAAAATTTTAACATTCTATGAAAAAATTAGAAGATGGGCTAAAGATTCAGCAGTGGTTCCTGTTGTAGATCAAGCGTGTTATGGTTGTTTTATGAAAATTAATGACAAAACTTATTCAGAAGTTATTAAATCAGAAGAGATTATCAACTGTCCACACTGTGGAAGAATTCTTTATAAAGAAGTTGAGACTGAAGAGGCTTAA
- the waaA gene encoding lipid IV(A) 3-deoxy-D-manno-octulosonic acid transferase — translation MLSLFSFFYYLLTLFIYILAIPYLLYKTRNKKYKEAIPAKFFLKNNNSFEKSSIWFHVCSMGEAKAIKPLVESLDETNISVITNTGFEEAKSLSTNVRYLPFEIFLPLWINRQKALVVMEAELWYFLFLFAKKRGAKTYLINARISDKSYNSYKRFSFFYKKVFANIDKIFAQTQEDKERLLELGAKEVEVIGNIKLAQLPKVTKEFTKPDETLITAGSTHEKEEELILNAYKREFGKLVIVPRHPERFEKVAKLLADYAKKNSLSFHRFSKQEDFSSDIILVDKLGELNNIYAVSDIVILGGAFANVGGHNPVEPAYFGCKLISGKRIFNQKSLFECVKNYKIIEDDELKLTLENIKNIEKSSLVQKGDIKPILKELNGIR, via the coding sequence ATTTTGAGCCTTTTTAGTTTTTTTTATTATTTACTTACACTATTTATTTATATCCTAGCAATCCCTTATTTATTATATAAAACAAGAAATAAAAAATATAAAGAAGCAATTCCTGCTAAGTTTTTTTTGAAAAACAATAACTCTTTTGAAAAGAGTTCTATTTGGTTTCATGTTTGTTCTATGGGAGAAGCAAAAGCAATAAAACCTCTGGTTGAAAGTTTAGATGAAACAAATATAAGTGTAATAACAAATACAGGTTTTGAAGAAGCTAAAAGTTTATCTACAAATGTAAGATATCTTCCTTTTGAAATCTTTTTACCCCTATGGATAAATAGACAAAAAGCTTTAGTAGTTATGGAAGCAGAGCTTTGGTATTTTCTTTTTCTTTTTGCAAAAAAAAGAGGAGCAAAAACTTATTTAATAAATGCAAGAATTTCAGATAAGTCTTATAACTCTTATAAAAGATTTTCTTTTTTTTATAAAAAAGTATTTGCAAACATAGATAAAATTTTTGCTCAAACACAAGAAGATAAAGAGAGATTATTAGAACTTGGAGCAAAAGAAGTTGAAGTTATTGGAAATATTAAATTAGCCCAACTTCCAAAAGTTACAAAAGAGTTTACTAAACCTGATGAAACATTAATTACAGCAGGAAGTACTCATGAAAAAGAAGAGGAACTAATTTTAAACGCTTATAAAAGAGAGTTTGGTAAATTAGTAATAGTTCCAAGACATCCAGAGAGATTTGAAAAGGTTGCTAAATTACTTGCTGATTATGCAAAGAAAAATTCTCTTTCATTTCATAGATTTTCAAAGCAAGAAGACTTTTCTTCTGATATAATTTTAGTTGATAAATTAGGAGAACTTAATAATATCTACGCAGTTTCAGATATTGTTATTTTAGGAGGAGCCTTTGCTAATGTTGGAGGTCATAATCCTGTAGAACCAGCTTATTTTGGATGTAAGCTTATTTCAGGAAAGAGAATTTTTAATCAAAAGTCTCTTTTTGAGTGTGTTAAGAACTATAAAATCATTGAAGATGATGAGTTAAAACTGACACTAGAAAATATTAAAAATATAGAAAAATCATCTTTAGTTCAAAAAGGTGATATAAAGCCAATATTAAAGGAATTAAATGGCATACGATAA
- a CDS encoding pseudouridine synthase family protein — MAYDKAYKVLAKQEGISNSKAKELIDKGLVRAQGKKVLIARGEIDINTKFSVKDVADVKVIFQDNDILAVNKPAFLTSDEIAKKYPKAIMLNRLDKETSGVMLFAKNEEFQKKAIKEFKSNNVYKEYVAIVDGKVIDEIEIDKPILTTKDRGQAKSKVDKKGKPAKTTVYPMFVEGNKSKVRVVIDTGRTHQIRVHLNYIGLPIIGDTIYGKPVANINRVLLHSKRTKIFDYDFEAVEPREFKVYDFN; from the coding sequence ATGGCATACGATAAAGCATACAAAGTTCTTGCAAAACAAGAAGGAATTTCAAATTCAAAAGCAAAAGAGCTTATTGATAAAGGTTTAGTAAGAGCTCAAGGGAAAAAAGTATTAATTGCAAGAGGTGAAATTGATATAAATACTAAATTTTCAGTAAAAGATGTTGCTGATGTTAAAGTGATTTTTCAAGATAATGATATTTTAGCTGTAAATAAACCAGCTTTTTTAACCTCTGATGAAATAGCTAAAAAGTACCCAAAAGCAATTATGCTTAATAGACTTGATAAAGAGACAAGTGGTGTAATGCTTTTTGCAAAGAATGAAGAGTTTCAGAAAAAAGCGATTAAAGAGTTTAAATCAAATAATGTCTATAAAGAGTATGTAGCAATTGTTGATGGAAAAGTTATTGATGAAATCGAGATTGATAAACCAATTTTAACTACAAAAGATAGAGGACAAGCAAAATCAAAAGTAGATAAAAAAGGGAAACCAGCAAAAACAACTGTTTATCCAATGTTTGTTGAGGGAAATAAATCAAAAGTAAGAGTAGTAATTGATACAGGAAGAACTCATCAAATTCGTGTGCACTTAAATTATATTGGTTTACCTATTATTGGAGATACAATTTATGGAAAACCAGTAGCTAATATTAATAGAGTATTACTTCATTCAAAAAGAACAAAAATATTTGATTATGATTTTGAAGCTGTAGAGCCAAGAGAATTTAAGGTGTATGACTTTAATTAA
- the ffh gene encoding signal recognition particle protein: MFDSLTGSIRNAVNKIRHKDDAASLKKAVLELRKSLLKADVHHKTTKDLVTAIELETKKNGIGQDSFLKALRDELTNVLTTEGNQGFVFASTPPTTILMTGLQGSGKTTTTGKLANYLKLRKKKVLVAACDLQRLAAVEQLKQIAAQIEVDIYFDDNEKDPIKIALAAQEKAKKEHFDVLLIDTAGRLAIDEELMQQLHDVKKAVNPNEIFYVADSLTGHDATKTATTFKEKIGIDGVVLSKYDGDTKGGVAISIAHQVGVPLRFIGIGEKMPDLEVFIPDRIVSRLMGAGDIEGLAEKTAAVIDEKKAKEVSKKIKKGEFNFNDFLDQLSMMSKLGSMKSILGMIPGLSQMAGPIKDMDFENSDEIKRIKALIGSMTPKERENPDLMNPSRKRRISVGSGLSEMQVNKILKQFKNASKMAKKLSSKGGMKGLQNMMKQMQGAGGPGGLNLPR, from the coding sequence TTGTTTGATTCACTAACCGGTTCGATAAGAAATGCTGTTAATAAAATAAGACATAAAGATGACGCTGCTTCTCTAAAAAAAGCAGTTTTAGAACTTAGAAAATCATTATTAAAAGCTGATGTTCATCACAAGACGACAAAAGATTTAGTAACGGCAATTGAATTAGAAACAAAAAAGAATGGTATTGGACAAGATTCATTCTTAAAAGCATTAAGAGACGAATTAACAAATGTTCTTACTACAGAAGGAAATCAAGGTTTTGTTTTCGCTTCTACTCCTCCAACAACTATTTTAATGACAGGGCTTCAAGGTTCTGGTAAGACAACAACAACTGGTAAGTTAGCAAATTATTTAAAATTAAGAAAGAAAAAAGTTTTAGTAGCTGCTTGTGACTTACAAAGATTAGCAGCGGTTGAACAATTAAAACAAATTGCAGCTCAAATTGAAGTAGATATTTACTTTGATGATAATGAAAAAGATCCAATTAAAATTGCATTAGCAGCACAAGAAAAAGCTAAAAAAGAGCATTTTGATGTTCTTTTAATAGATACAGCTGGACGACTTGCAATTGATGAAGAGTTAATGCAACAACTTCATGATGTAAAAAAAGCAGTAAATCCAAATGAGATTTTTTATGTTGCAGATTCTTTAACAGGACATGATGCAACTAAAACAGCAACTACATTCAAAGAAAAAATTGGTATTGATGGAGTTGTTCTTTCTAAATATGATGGTGATACTAAAGGTGGTGTTGCTATCTCTATTGCACATCAAGTTGGAGTACCTTTAAGATTTATTGGTATTGGTGAAAAAATGCCAGACCTTGAAGTATTTATCCCAGATAGAATTGTTTCTAGATTAATGGGAGCAGGGGATATTGAAGGTCTTGCAGAAAAAACAGCTGCAGTTATTGATGAGAAAAAAGCAAAAGAAGTATCTAAAAAGATTAAAAAAGGTGAATTTAACTTTAATGACTTTTTAGATCAATTATCAATGATGAGTAAATTAGGTTCTATGAAATCAATTCTTGGAATGATTCCAGGTCTTTCTCAAATGGCTGGACCGATAAAAGATATGGATTTTGAAAATTCTGATGAGATTAAAAGAATTAAAGCTTTAATTGGTTCTATGACTCCTAAAGAAAGAGAAAATCCAGATTTAATGAATCCAAGTAGAAAAAGAAGAATTTCTGTTGGTTCTGGACTTTCAGAGATGCAAGTAAATAAAATATTAAAGCAATTCAAAAATGCTTCAAAAATGGCTAAGAAACTTTCTTCTAAAGGTGGAATGAAAGGTTTACAAAATATGATGAAGCAGATGCAAGGTGCAGGTGGTCCAGGAGGACTAAACTTACCTAGATAA
- the rpsP gene encoding 30S ribosomal protein S16, with translation MTVIRLTRMGRNKKPFYRIVVTDSRKRRDSGWIESIGYYNPVVEPKILKLDEERYNYWLSVGAKPSERVKKLAEKK, from the coding sequence ATGACAGTAATTAGATTAACTAGAATGGGTAGAAATAAAAAACCATTTTACAGAATCGTTGTAACAGACTCTAGAAAAAGAAGAGATTCAGGATGGATTGAATCTATTGGATACTATAACCCAGTTGTAGAGCCAAAAATATTAAAATTAGATGAAGAGAGATACAACTATTGGTTAAGCGTTGGTGCTAAACCATCTGAGAGAGTTAAGAAATTAGCTGAAAAAAAGTAA
- a CDS encoding KH domain-containing protein, giving the protein MITKFIENYAKLIVSYPEDVSLSTNIVDETFTEITIKANSADIGKLIGKNGNMINALKTMANGCKAKDGVSYKIQVLSI; this is encoded by the coding sequence ATGATTACTAAATTTATAGAAAACTATGCAAAACTTATAGTGAGTTACCCAGAAGATGTTAGTCTTTCAACTAATATAGTTGATGAGACTTTTACTGAGATTACTATTAAAGCTAATAGTGCAGATATCGGTAAGCTTATCGGTAAAAATGGTAACATGATAAATGCACTTAAAACTATGGCAAATGGTTGCAAGGCAAAAGATGGTGTATCTTACAAAATACAAGTGTTATCTATTTAA
- the rimM gene encoding ribosome maturation factor RimM (Essential for efficient processing of 16S rRNA), with translation MNDKIYVAKLGKAVGLKGHLRLFIDSDFPEQFKKGASFTTNKKLDLTIEEYNPNRDLIKFVDYDDVDTAKKLTNQFLYVSIEQTKQSCNLKDNEHFWFDIIDCEILEESKQLGKVVEIHRYPLTDYLEIKTSNDLVEQGFPKTFLVPYDMSSYILEVDIENKTIKTNKAYEILENS, from the coding sequence ATGAATGATAAAATCTACGTTGCTAAATTAGGAAAAGCAGTAGGATTAAAAGGTCATTTAAGACTTTTTATTGACTCTGATTTTCCTGAGCAATTTAAAAAAGGCGCAAGCTTTACTACTAACAAAAAACTTGATTTAACTATTGAAGAATACAATCCAAATAGAGATTTAATTAAATTTGTTGATTATGATGATGTAGATACAGCTAAAAAGCTTACTAATCAATTTTTATATGTATCTATAGAACAAACTAAACAAAGCTGTAATTTAAAAGATAATGAGCACTTTTGGTTTGATATAATTGATTGTGAAATTCTTGAAGAAAGCAAGCAACTTGGTAAAGTTGTTGAAATCCACAGATATCCTTTAACTGATTATTTAGAAATTAAAACTTCAAATGATTTAGTAGAGCAAGGATTTCCAAAAACTTTTTTAGTACCTTATGATATGAGTTCTTATATTTTAGAGGTAGATATTGAAAATAAAACTATAAAGACAAATAAAGCTTATGAGATACTAGAAAACTCGTAA
- the flgG gene encoding flagellar basal-body rod protein FlgG: MIRGLYTAATGMNSMQHQIDVTSNNISNVNTAGFKKDRAEFQDLMYESLNYTAGRTSQNTINPTGMDVGLGVRISGIQKDFLQGDLKNTSNPLDIAIEGKGFFQITLPNGEIAYTRNGQFKVSDEGNIVNGNGYLLEPQITIPDNLVDISIGTDGIVTGKDPATEEEVEIGQITITDFINPAGLTPIGESLYRASEASGDPIDGNPTEDQLGALRQGMIELSNVKLVNEMVDLITAQRAYEANSKAITTTDSMLDTVNRLKR, translated from the coding sequence ATGATAAGAGGTTTATATACTGCAGCCACTGGAATGAATTCTATGCAGCATCAAATTGATGTAACATCTAATAATATCTCAAATGTAAACACTGCTGGTTTTAAAAAAGATAGAGCAGAATTTCAGGACTTAATGTACGAAAGTCTTAATTATACAGCTGGAAGAACTTCTCAAAATACAATTAATCCTACGGGAATGGATGTAGGACTTGGTGTTAGAATTTCTGGTATTCAAAAAGACTTTTTACAAGGGGATTTAAAAAATACTTCAAATCCACTTGATATAGCAATTGAAGGGAAAGGTTTCTTTCAAATCACTCTTCCAAATGGAGAAATTGCTTATACTAGAAATGGGCAATTCAAAGTAAGTGATGAAGGTAATATAGTAAATGGAAATGGATACCTACTTGAACCTCAAATTACTATTCCTGATAACTTAGTGGATATCTCTATAGGTACTGATGGTATTGTTACAGGTAAAGATCCTGCAACTGAAGAAGAAGTAGAGATAGGACAAATCACAATTACTGACTTTATTAACCCAGCAGGACTTACTCCAATAGGAGAGTCTTTATATAGAGCAAGTGAGGCATCTGGTGACCCAATTGATGGAAATCCAACTGAAGATCAACTTGGAGCTTTAAGACAAGGGATGATTGAACTTTCAAATGTTAAGTTAGTAAATGAAATGGTAGATTTAATTACTGCACAAAGAGCTTATGAAGCTAACTCAAAAGCAATTACTACAACAGATAGTATGCTTGATACAGTTAATAGATTAAAAAGATAA
- a CDS encoding response regulator — translation MKILIVDDSSTMRRIIGNVVMQLGFAKDDFDEAEDGVKAWKLLSESQYDIILTDWNMPNMNGLDLVKKVRSEGNHQKVPIIMITTEGGKSEVITALKAGVNNYIVKPFNAQVLKEKLDGVLK, via the coding sequence ATGAAAATTTTGATAGTAGATGATAGTTCTACAATGAGAAGAATCATTGGGAATGTTGTTATGCAGTTAGGTTTTGCAAAAGATGATTTTGATGAGGCTGAAGACGGGGTTAAAGCATGGAAATTATTAAGTGAAAGTCAATATGATATTATTTTAACTGACTGGAATATGCCTAATATGAATGGTCTAGACTTAGTTAAAAAAGTTAGATCAGAAGGTAACCATCAAAAAGTTCCAATTATTATGATTACTACAGAAGGTGGTAAAAGTGAAGTTATTACAGCATTAAAAGCTGGTGTAAATAACTATATTGTTAAGCCATTCAACGCACAAGTTTTAAAAGAGAAACTTGATGGAGTTTTAAAATAA
- a CDS encoding flagellar hook-basal body protein, which translates to MAKYPLAASMINQINRIDMISNNLANVNTVGFKQEGTTEGSFNYYLQRAQQDGFNPTKLNEVVNTIPKMDTKYIHAEMGPIVSTGNALDFSLTQSDTFFKVRDEKSGEVVYTRDGSFKNLNGMLVDSNGQAVLSIDDEPIAIEAGEYFQGEIGVVKINYDDLEKYKDNNFKIKEAGVNIEQLENNDGQFMQGSLEKSNVNSVSSMVALIDAHRRLEQAQKAIQSESEMNEVLVQKIGDTSK; encoded by the coding sequence ATGGCAAAGTACCCTTTAGCAGCATCAATGATTAATCAAATCAATAGAATTGATATGATTTCAAATAATTTAGCAAATGTAAATACTGTTGGGTTTAAGCAAGAAGGGACAACAGAGGGTTCATTTAATTATTATTTACAAAGAGCGCAACAAGATGGGTTTAATCCAACTAAATTAAATGAAGTTGTTAATACTATTCCTAAAATGGATACAAAATATATACATGCTGAAATGGGTCCTATTGTAAGTACTGGAAACGCCTTAGATTTTTCACTAACACAATCAGATACTTTTTTTAAAGTAAGAGATGAAAAAAGTGGAGAAGTAGTATATACAAGAGATGGCTCTTTTAAAAATCTAAATGGTATGTTGGTTGATTCAAATGGTCAAGCTGTTTTATCAATTGATGATGAGCCTATTGCTATTGAAGCAGGTGAATATTTTCAAGGTGAAATTGGAGTAGTTAAAATAAATTATGATGATTTAGAAAAATATAAAGATAATAATTTTAAAATAAAAGAAGCTGGTGTAAATATTGAACAATTAGAGAATAATGATGGTCAATTTATGCAAGGTTCTTTAGAAAAATCAAATGTAAATAGTGTTTCTTCAATGGTTGCTTTAATTGATGCACATAGAAGATTAGAACAAGCTCAAAAAGCAATTCAATCAGAAAGTGAAATGAATGAAGTGCTAGTTCAAAAAATTGGGGATACAAGTAAATAA
- the flgB gene encoding flagellar basal body rod protein FlgB: protein MEASSVTGLLFKHLSFRSDRQNVISSNIANVNTPAYKTKDLVFEDELSRANKQKDLDLFVTNTKHINPSLNQIDKLNEPRLVEVKGLKEQNDGNNVSLDNQMSEMSKNKIIFDAIQSSIKKDSRLFRSVIESSQKN from the coding sequence ATGGAAGCAAGTAGTGTAACAGGATTACTTTTTAAGCACTTAAGTTTTAGAAGTGATAGACAAAATGTAATTTCAAGTAATATTGCTAATGTTAATACTCCTGCATATAAAACAAAAGACTTAGTATTTGAAGATGAATTAAGTAGAGCTAATAAACAAAAAGACCTCGATTTATTTGTAACAAATACAAAACACATAAATCCTTCATTAAATCAGATTGACAAATTAAATGAACCTAGGTTAGTTGAAGTAAAAGGATTAAAAGAACAAAATGATGGTAATAATGTAAGCTTAGATAATCAAATGAGTGAAATGTCAAAAAATAAGATTATTTTTGATGCTATACAATCATCAATTAAAAAAGATTCAAGACTTTTTAGGTCAGTTATTGAGTCATCACAAAAAAACTAA
- the fliF gene encoding flagellar basal-body MS-ring/collar protein FliF: protein MDQLLKFINNLNAAQRAVIIGGFSILFVLLVGLLIYSNIKAEDKKLNYTIASNLTKNQVMMASNELEASGVPFSVIGSGNSLTLKTSKEFINIAKIKLVTSEAATSKHVGWEIFEKSSLGTTNFENNVKFLRATEGELSRSLESLSGVLSASVKIAIPKNTIFTERKTDPTASAVLSLKPGVFLTQKQIDGIKNFIASAIPDLKTENIKLIDQDGALLQLSNDDIENEKSLTQNKYKQKLEKDYEKKIVELLEPVVGIGRVVARVTMELDFKKRHVQEEIYEPEGTIRSQQTTENSSSSMGGNAGTGGTAGVENNIQEPDEANGNNGINSNSESTKSITNYEISKKIIDEKSNNYSSVKKVSAAVTFDSSVFENSENKEEFVSSIESIVQETIGFNAKRGDKIAVKAFKFVTMKDAKVQLDENGNPISVSGNAEDSSIDNLSMVRSILKEFSEYFQYLIAAILLFIFYKKFIVNHEVVILGDDGKRKVDADGNPIDDAFMNEFLGDYEQEFDSNTAKGRLKSKVKSQIMNNIEGLDEESAAKYEVLIEALDKEINNNPEEIARMIELLLSEGSAKFKPERK, encoded by the coding sequence ATGGATCAACTTTTAAAGTTTATTAACAACTTAAATGCTGCACAAAGAGCCGTAATAATTGGAGGTTTTTCAATTCTTTTTGTGCTGTTAGTTGGGTTATTAATTTACTCAAATATAAAAGCAGAAGATAAAAAACTAAATTATACAATTGCAAGTAATTTAACAAAAAATCAAGTTATGATGGCTAGTAATGAACTTGAAGCTTCAGGGGTTCCTTTTTCTGTAATTGGAAGTGGAAACTCACTAACACTTAAAACATCTAAAGAATTTATAAATATTGCAAAAATAAAACTTGTTACAAGTGAAGCAGCTACAAGCAAACATGTGGGTTGGGAAATATTTGAAAAATCATCTTTAGGAACTACAAATTTTGAAAATAATGTTAAGTTTTTAAGAGCAACAGAGGGAGAATTATCAAGGTCTTTAGAGTCACTTTCTGGAGTTTTAAGTGCAAGTGTAAAAATTGCAATTCCTAAAAATACTATTTTTACAGAAAGAAAAACAGATCCAACAGCTTCAGCAGTACTTTCATTAAAACCTGGAGTTTTTTTAACTCAAAAACAAATTGATGGTATTAAAAACTTTATAGCTTCAGCTATTCCTGATTTAAAAACTGAAAATATTAAACTTATTGACCAAGATGGTGCTTTATTACAATTATCAAATGATGATATTGAAAATGAAAAATCATTAACACAAAATAAATATAAACAAAAACTTGAAAAAGATTATGAAAAGAAGATAGTTGAGTTATTAGAACCAGTTGTTGGAATTGGAAGAGTTGTAGCAAGAGTTACAATGGAACTTGATTTCAAAAAAAGACATGTTCAAGAAGAGATATATGAACCTGAAGGAACAATAAGAAGTCAGCAAACAACTGAAAATAGTTCAAGCTCAATGGGTGGAAATGCAGGTACTGGTGGTACTGCAGGTGTTGAAAATAATATTCAAGAACCTGATGAAGCAAATGGAAACAATGGAATTAATTCAAATAGTGAAAGTACAAAAAGTATAACAAACTATGAAATTTCTAAAAAAATTATTGATGAAAAAAGTAATAACTATTCATCTGTAAAAAAAGTAAGTGCTGCTGTAACTTTTGATTCATCAGTTTTTGAAAATAGTGAAAATAAGGAAGAATTTGTCTCTTCTATTGAATCTATTGTACAAGAAACAATTGGCTTTAATGCAAAAAGAGGAGATAAAATTGCAGTAAAAGCCTTTAAATTTGTTACAATGAAAGATGCAAAAGTACAATTAGATGAAAATGGAAATCCTATATCTGTAAGTGGGAATGCAGAAGATTCATCTATTGATAATTTATCTATGGTAAGATCAATTTTAAAAGAGTTTAGTGAATATTTCCAATATTTAATTGCTGCAATTCTTTTATTTATTTTCTATAAGAAATTTATAGTTAACCATGAAGTTGTTATCTTAGGAGATGATGGGAAAAGAAAAGTAGATGCAGATGGAAATCCTATAGATGATGCTTTTATGAATGAATTCTTAGGGGACTATGAGCAAGAGTTTGATTCTAATACTGCAAAAGGCAGATTAAAATCAAAAGTTAAAAGTCAAATTATGAATAATATCGAAGGCTTAGATGAAGAGAGTGCTGCAAAATATGAAGTACTTATTGAAGCCTTAGATAAAGAGATAAATAATAATCCAGAAGAGATTGCAAGAATGATTGAACTACTTTTATCAGAAGGTAGTGCAAAATTTAAACCAGAAAGAAAATAG
- the fliG gene encoding flagellar motor switch protein FliG, which yields MADDNKDILKGMSMLSKVAHFCVLIGEDATVKIFQHLPKNIVEDISTEITMISSIDKEISLAILEEFHLFTRSKNFISSGGYDYAKDILYKSLGKGEADEVLAKLSRMKLAAQSFAYLDAINPKQLSDFIKDESPQTIAVILSHMEASKAADVLMQLEEDIKVKVTMQMATIKDVSPDVVRTISVVLEKKLESLLSSIVDVGGVKVVADMLNRVGPKSQDILKNINGVDTSLATKIKENMFVFEDLLKLDSEYVMKILQNVDTADVAVAMKNATEDDMTKITSAMSQRASDRFKEEFEMLTKVKIKDIEAAQRKMLDVAQKMIEEGAIDRDMDDN from the coding sequence ATGGCTGACGATAATAAAGATATATTAAAAGGGATGTCTATGCTTAGTAAGGTTGCACATTTTTGTGTCCTTATTGGCGAAGATGCAACTGTAAAAATTTTTCAACATTTACCTAAAAATATTGTTGAAGATATTTCTACTGAAATCACAATGATATCTTCAATTGATAAAGAGATTTCCTTAGCTATTTTAGAAGAGTTTCACCTTTTTACTAGGTCTAAAAACTTTATTAGTTCTGGTGGATATGATTATGCAAAAGATATTTTATATAAATCTTTAGGTAAAGGAGAAGCAGATGAAGTTTTAGCAAAACTTTCACGGATGAAACTTGCTGCTCAATCATTTGCTTATTTAGATGCAATTAATCCAAAACAATTATCAGACTTTATTAAAGATGAATCTCCTCAAACTATTGCAGTAATTCTATCTCATATGGAAGCTTCAAAAGCTGCTGATGTATTAATGCAACTTGAAGAAGATATAAAAGTTAAAGTAACAATGCAAATGGCTACAATTAAAGATGTATCTCCAGATGTAGTTCGCACTATTTCTGTAGTATTAGAGAAAAAACTAGAATCTTTATTATCATCTATTGTTGATGTTGGTGGTGTAAAAGTTGTTGCTGATATGTTAAATAGAGTAGGTCCAAAATCACAAGATATTCTTAAAAATATTAATGGTGTTGATACTTCATTAGCTACAAAAATTAAAGAGAATATGTTTGTATTCGAGGATCTATTAAAACTAGATTCAGAATATGTTATGAAAATTTTACAAAATGTTGATACCGCAGATGTTGCAGTTGCAATGAAAAATGCTACAGAAGATGATATGACAAAAATTACTTCAGCTATGTCGCAAAGAGCAAGTGATAGATTTAAAGAAGAGTTTGAAATGCTTACTAAAGTTAAAATTAAAGACATTGAAGCTGCACAAAGAAAAATGCTTGATGTTGCACAGAAGATGATTGAAGAAGGTGCAATTGATAGAGATATGGATGATAACTAA